The nucleotide window TGCAGCAGGTTGCGGTCCATGCTGTACGGCTTGGCCGCGGTCGTGGTGACCGGGATGCCGTTTTTCTTCGCGTATTCGACGAGGTCCATGCGGCCCGCGAAATCCCACTCGCGCCACGGCGCGATGATCTTGATGTTCGGCTCGAACGCATAGGCGGTCAGTTCGAAGCGGATCTGGTCGTTGCCTTTGCCGGTCGCGCCGTGGCAGATCGCGTCGGCGCCTTCGGCGCGGGCGATCTCGATCAGGCGCTTGCCGATGAGCGGGCGCGCGATCGAGGTGCCGAGCAGGTAATTGCCTTCGTAAATCGCATTCGCCTGCATCATCGGGAAGATGAAATCGCGGGCGAACTCTTCGGTCAGGTCCTCCACATAGCACTTCGTGGCGCCGGTGCGGATCGCTTTTTCCTCGACGCCGTTCAGCTCCTCCTCCTGGCCGACGTCGGCGCAGAAGCCGATGACCTCGGCATTGTACTTCTCTTTGACCCACTTGACGATCACGGAGGTGTCAAGCCCGCCGGAATAAGCGACGATTACCTTCATTTTACCACTGCTCCTTCACTTGTTTGTGCGGTGTTGTTTTGTGCGATAATGTAATTGGTGCTGGTCGGGAAGGCAAATTCCAGCCCGGCAGCATTGAACTGTTCGAGGATTGCGAGGTTGATTTCCTGTTTCCATTTCTGGAACTGCACGAAGTCGAGCGTCTGGAACCAGAGCGTGACGCTGATGTCGAGTGAAAACGCCTTGTAGTCCGTGAAGAAATAGAGCGGCGGCTTTGTCGCCGGATCGAAGCCGGGATGGTTATCGAGGATGCCGCCCAGAATCCGCAGAGCCCGGCGCATCTGTTCGGGCGTGGTCGAATAGACCAGTCCGAGCGTGAAGGCGTATTTGATGCTGTTCCGCTCCGTGATGTTCTCGACCGTGCTGTCGGAAAGAATCCGGTTCGGGATATTCCAGATGGTGCCGTCGAGCGAACGGAGCCGGGTGCTGCGGAAGCCGACCGCCTCGACCATGCCGTCCGAGCCGTTGCAGATGATCCGGTCTCCCACTTTGAAGGTCCGGTCGGAGATGAGCGACATGGCTCCGAAGAGGTTCGCAATGGTGTTCTGGGCGGCGAAAGCGATGGCGAGCCCCGCCACGCCCGCACCGGTTATAAGGGCCGTGACGTTCAGGTTGAAGAGGTTCTGCGCGATGAAGATGACCGCCATCGTCCAGACCGCCGCCTTCACGCTGCGCCGGATCAGGTCCGAGAGCAGCTTGTTGAGTTTGTGGTCTTCATTGAGCCGTTTCTGCAGGACGTGGATATCCACCACCGCGATGATGCGGAATATTCCCCAGAGGAACGCGAGAATGAAACAGGCGTAGAATCCCTTCGAAAGCCACTCGTCGATCGAGCCGGGGAAATGCACCATGTTATTGCAGGTCGACAGCCCGATGAGCAGCAGCAGGAACGTGACCGGCGCGCCGAGCTGCTCGACGATATGCGTCGGCAGCTCCGACGGCAGTTTCCGCGTGATGCGCAGCAGCACTGCCCGGAAGAACCAGCGCACGAGGAAGACCGTCACCAGCGTGACGCCGATACCGATCGCCATTGCGAACAGGTTCTGCTGTTCCCGCTGGAACCATTCCGCGCTATTATGCCCCAGCGTCCGGAAGAAGCCGAATCCGTCCTCGATGCTGTCGATTTTTGTGATGTCCGGCTCCTCCGCCGGAATCATCGGCTCTGCGACGGCTGCGAAATGGTGCATAAACAGGCTGAACATGAAAACTTTTCCGAATTGCTGCTTTTAAATTCTGAAAATACACATATATTAATCCACGCCGGATTCCGGCCACAGGCATATAAGATAACACCATTGCCTGAAAAATTCTATCATGTCGGTAAAATTTAATTATATTTAACAGCACGGTTCGGATCGGAAATATGGCGCAGGAGTTTTTTGACAGTCTGGTCGCATGTATCAGGAAGGAAGGGGAGAAGCATCCGGGGCAGGGCATCGACCCCGAAGTGCTGCGGGCGTTCATGAGCGGTGGAGCGCGTCCTCTGCCGGCGGCGTCCCGGCCGCAGGCGGCCCCCTCCCGGGAGATTCCGCGCCCGGTGCCGGCTCCGCACTCTGCCCGCCCGGCGTTTTCCGCTCCGCCGCGCCCGATTCCGCATCCGAACGCGGGCGGCGGCGGGCAGGTCCAGATCGCTCCGGCTCCGGTGTCGCTCGATGTCGGGTCGCTCGACGAGCTGCGCCCGATCGCGCTCGGCTGCCGCCGCTGCCCGCTGGCCGAAACCCGGCACAACGTCGTTTTCGGCGAAGGGGACCCGCATGCGAAGCTCATGTTCATCGGCGAAGGCCCTGGCTACGATGAGGATATGCAGGGCCGCCCGTTCGTCGGCAAGGCCGGGCAGCTCCTGAACAAGATGATTGCCGCCATGCAGTTCCAGCGTGAGGAGGTCTATATCGCGAACGTGGTCAAGTGCCGTCCGCCCGGGAACCGGGTGCCGACGCCGGACGAGGCGGTCGCCTGCATCGGCTACCTGAAGAAGCAGATCGAGCTGATCAGGCCGGAGGTCATCGTCCTTCTGGGGGCCACCGCCGTGAATTTTCTGCTCGGCAAGCGCGAGGGCATCACGCGGCTGCGCGGCAAATGGCTCGGTTTCAACGGAATTCCGGTCATGCCGACCTTCCACCCCGCCTATCTGCTCCGCCAGGAGTCGGCCAAGCGCGACGCCTGGGCCGATCTGCAGCAGGTCATGAAGGTGTTCGGCAAAGTTTACCAACGGCCGCATTGACGTTCCGCGGCGCGGGAGGAACGGAAACATGTTCAAGCGGTTGCCTGTTTCCGCACAGTGTTGCTGGTTTTCGGAGGATTGGAGGAATGAATCTGCGCAGCTTCATTATTTTCGCGGCCGGGCTGCTCTGCTGGTTCGTGTTCGATCTGAACGGGGGAGGGCGGCCGCTGCCGCGCTGGGCGGACCGGCTTCTTCTTGCCGTCCTCGTCCTTGCCGGGGTCGCCGCCATCGTTGCCGCCCTGCTGATCTGCTGACCGGGCGGCGGGAAAAAAGAAATTTCGTTTTTTTTCGTTTTCCCTGTTGACAAATGCAGAAAAATCGATCATAATATTTGCTGTAACGTTAAGGCTACTGTTCCTGCAAAAAAATTAAGGAGAAGCACATGCCTCCGGCACGTAAAGAGAAGATCGGCATGAAGGAGATCGCGGAAGCGGCAGGCGTATCGGTGATGACCGTGTCGGCGGCGCTTTCGGGGAGCGGCCGGGTCAGCGAGAAACGCAAGCGCGAGATCGTCGCATTGGCGCACCGGATGGGGTATCGGACCAATGCGGCGGCGCGGCTCCTGAAAAGCAAGCGGGTCGACGACCTCGGGCTGCTGATTTTCGAAAAGGAGGAGCTGATCCGCGAACACGCCGGCTTTATGGATATGACTGTGCAGTTCATGAAGGAGTGCGTGCGCAACAACATCCATTTCCAGCTCGAATGGTTCGACTCCCACCGGAACGCCGCCGAGCTGCCGCAGATGCTGACCAACGGACTGGTCGGCGGGCTGCTGATCGCCGGGGCCCCGGCGAATGCCGCCAAGGAGTTTATCGACAGGGAACTGGGACTTCCGTTTGTGACGATCGGCGAGCCCGGCAGGTATTCGGTCGGCTTCGATAACTGCAGCCAGCTCCGCCAGGCGGTCTACTATCTCGCTTCACTCGGGCATACGGAGATCGGGCTGGTGAACGGTCCGGATTCGCTGAATGTGTTCCGGGATTTCCGGCAGGGGTTCGATTCGGCGCTGGCCGAGCTTTCGCTCCTGAAGCCGGGAACTTTCCATGCGGAGTGCCAGCCGGCCGGCGATTTTCAGGCCGAGCTGGAGAAAACGCTTGACGCGCTCATGCGTTCTCCGGTCCGCCCGACCGCACTTCTCGTGTTTTCGGGTCTTTTCACGAAGGCCTTCATATCGGGCCTGCAGCAGCGCGGAATCCGGGTTCCGGAGGACGTCAGCATCATCTGCCATGAGACGGTGGACTGGGAGGTCGAAAAGTTCAGCCCCGCCATAACTGCAATCGAACGCAAATACGACGAACTCATCGCAGCCGGCGTGCAGATGATCCGGGATTTGATGGACGGTAAAACGGTTCTGCGTCCGCATACATTGATCGTTCCGGCATTTTCGAAGCGTCGGACGGTCTGCCCGCCGCAGGCGAAGGGATGAACCGTTCCGTTTTCTTTCGGCCTCACCGCAGGGATTTCCCGGATCAAACATATAAGGAGAACCGCGAATGAAAAGACGAAATTTCACATTGATCGAACTTCTGGTAGTGATTGCGATCATCGCCATTCTGGCGGCGATGCTGCTGCCGGCGCTGCAGCAGGCGAGGGAGGCGGCCAAAGCCTCGAGCTGTATCAACAACCTCAAACAGATTCAGTCGTTCGCACTTCAATACGCCGATTCGTACGAGGGATATTTTCCCGCTTCGTCGTCACCGGGAAACTGGAGCTGCAACGATCCGCAGTGGAATAATCCGAAGTGGACGAGCCGGACCTTCATTCAGGAGGCGCTTCAGCCTTCGGATAAACCGTATAAGCTTCTGAAGTGTGCCTCTTTTGTGCCGAACGAAGGTGTCTGGTACACGAATTACGGCATGAACTGCAAAATCACAACCTATTATAAAATGGGGTGGGGCGCGCTGGACAACCAGTTGAAGATCACGAAAATTCTCTCTCCGAGCCGGTGTTTTTCGTTTGGCGAGCATAACCAGAAGGTGAATTACGACGGCGATCGAATCATGTTCGAGGGGGACAGCTGGCTCAGCACGCGGCGTTACAGCCACTCCGGCAAAATGAATGCGGCTTTTCTGGACGGCCATGTTGCACGGTGTCCCGGAGCGCTGCCGGACAAGGGAAGCACCGCCGGAAAGGCGTTCTGGTTCGGCGAGCTCTGACGCCGGTCAGTCGGATTTACCGATTCGTGAACGGCTGGGGTTCCTGCCGAAACATAAAGGAGTATCGCAGATGAAAAGACGGAATTTCACATTGATCGAACTTCTGGTGGTGATTGCGATCATCGCCATTCTGGCGGCGATGCTGCTGCCGGCGCTGCAGCAGGCGAGGGAGGCAGGGAAGGCCTCGAGCTGCATGAACAATCTCAAGCAGGTCCAGTCGTTCGCACTTTACTATGCCGGTTCGAACGAGGATTATTTTCCGGAGGCGAAACGCCCCGGCACCTGGAGCTGCAACGATCCGCAGTGGAACAATCCGAAGTGGACGAGCCGGACCTTCATCCAGGAGGCGCTTCAGCCTGCGGACAAGCCGTACAAGTTGCTGAAATGCGCCTCGTTCGAGCCGCCCAATCCGATCTGGTACACGAACTATGCAATGAACATCCGGTTGACCATCTACAAAAGCCCCGGCGACTGGAGCCGGAAAAGCGGTCTGAAAATCGGTAAAGTCAGGGAGCCGAGCCGGGTCAACACCTTTTCGGAACAGAACCAGAATGTGAATACGGACGGTTCGGTCGTCGCTATGGAGCAGTCCGCCGCAATCCACTGGCGGCGTTACAGTCACGGAGGCAGAATGAACGTCTCCTATCTCGACGGACATGTCGCGCGTTACCCGTCTCAGCTCCCTTCCGAAACGCTCGACGAGGAAGGCAAGCTCTTCTGGTACGGCAACCGCGACGGCAGTTACTGAGCAAATATGAGGGGAAAACCATGAAAATCCAGAACTGTCTCTGTGCGGGAGCTCTGTCTCTCGCCGTCGTCTCCGCCGCCCACGGTGCGGAAATCTCGAACCGGAAGATGGCATGGGCGCACCATACACCGTGGCACACGCCGTTCAATACGAGCCTGACCGCGATCAACTACTACAACTTTCCGCTGCAGGATTCGACCGGCAGCGATCTGGAGGACTGGAAACGGGAGTTCGCACTGGCCGGAGCGCAGGGCATCGACGGTTTTTTCCCGGACCTCGTCGCCGATAAGGGCGGCGGCCCGACCGCGTTCGTCGATGCGCTGCATACGATGCTGAAAGCGGCCGAGGGCACCGATTTCCAGATCGGCGCCTGTCTCGACGTCAAAACGACCGTCGACCAGCAGGTGAAAGAACTGGCGAGAATGCTCGACCTGTTCGGGAAACATCCGAACTATCCGCAGTGGAACGGCCGCCCGGTCGTGAATTTCTACACCTATCTGAGCTGGACGCCGGAGGAGCTGGCGGAGATCCGCGCCGGCATGAAGGCGGCCGGGCACGATATCTTCCTCATCGGCAACATCGGAGTCGGCTACGAGCGCCGCAGCTTCGATGACCTGCGGCCTTACGTCGAACAGGCCGACATGATCTACTCGTTCGGGGCCGGCGAGATCGACGGCACGACCATGCGGAGCAAGGTCGAACTGTATGAACGGCTCGCCGCAGCGTGCGGCAAAGAGCTGATGACCACGGTCTACCCCGGCTACTACGGGGCGTGGCTGAACGGCCGCAACGACTTCTATCAGGTTCACTGCGGCTTCGACCAGGCCCATCACTCGTTCGAGGCGGCGAATACGCCGAAGGCGAAATTCCTGCACTACACGACCTGGAACGATCACGACGAAACGAGCCTGCTGCCGATGGTGTTCACTCCCGCGAACCCGCTGATCACCCGCGCCTACACGGCCCGCTTCAAGGGGGAGAGCACGGTTACCGGAGAACCGGAGGTGGTTTTCGCCTGTCACCGCGAGGAATTGCCCGGCACGCTGCTGCGCTTCGAAGCGATGACGCTGCCGACACTTGAAAAAGGCGGCGTGGCGGTTTCCGGCCGCCTGCTCGACGCGGCCGGAAAGACGGTCGCCGTTCTGCCCGAAAAACGCCTGGACGGCGCCGATTTCGACCGGACGGAGTGGCTGGTGCCGTCGGCCGGATTCGCAGCGAATCCGTTCGTTACGCCGGAGTTCACCGTTGCCGGGCGCACGGTCCGTCTGCCGCAGGTGTTTCTGGTCTCCGGCTGGCATCAGAACGCCGTGACGGTCAAGACGGCGGCGAGCCGGATCGTCATGCCGGAGAGCGAACTGCGGCTCCGGCGGGAAGACGGGCGTCTCCGGGTCTCCGGCCGTTACGACTCCCCGGCGGAGCTGAAGCGCGTTTCCCTCTGGCGCAACGACCGTCCGATCGCGGTGATCCTGCCGGAGACGGAGGGAAAGGTGCTGCTGAATCTCTGCGTCTCGAGCCGTCCGGATTTTACGGTCGCGCCCGAAGGGGGCGAGATCGTCGCGGCGGTGCGGAAATTCGGGGAGAATCCTTCGAAACATTTCCGCTGGAACGCGGCCGGGCTGGCCTCTTCCGCCAACCAGTCGTGGACTCCGGTGGCGCTGACGGTCGCCGGGGAACCCGGCCTGAAACTTCGCTTTTCGGTCGCCGGCGGCGAGCCGCTGACACTCTCCGCCGGGGAGCTTGCGCAGCGGGAGCGGGTCGAATACGGCGGCGCCGTCATTTCGCTCTCTCCGGCGGACGGCACGATGCAGAATCGCGCCATGCTGAACCGCAAAGAAGGAGCGTTCGACTTCTTCCTGTTCGACCGTGACCCGCGGCGGCGGGACTGCTATTTGCTCCATTTCGAAACCGTCGATGGCCGGAGCGGCTGGTCGGCTCCGCTTTATCCGTTCGCCGGAGATGTCGCACCGGTTCCGGCGAAACTGGTCGAGACGGCGACGAATCTCGAGACTCCTTCCGGGGCGACGGGCTGGAAGGGGCGCGGCGAGTATCTGGCGAAAACCGTTCCGTTCCGCACGCCGAAACTCCGCGAGGCGGCGGTTTCTCCGCTGTCGATCCGCGGCGGTCACTGGGATTTCGAGAACGACGGCCGCGACGCATACGGCGATATGCCGGTCGTGATTCCGGAGTCGATGTTTGCGGACGGCGCCGGTGCGGAGGGACGCGCGCTCCGTTTTTCCGGCAAGGAGAGCGTGAAGATGCGGCTGCGTACCTACCCGGTCGGAGCTTCGACCGTCGAGTTCCTGATCCGCCCGGAGGGAAAACGTGAAGAGGCGCAGGGGGTCATCACCCGTTCCGGCTGGAGCGACGCGGTCAATATCTATCTGCTGCCGGACGGCCGCATCGAGGCGGTGCGCGACGGCAGCGAGGAGTTCAAGACGGAAAAGGCGGTCAGCCGCGTTCCGCTGCCGGACGGCAGGTGGAGTCGGGTCCGGGTCGTCTGCGACAATGCGGCCCTCCGGATCTATTTCGACGGGAAATGCGTGGGGGAGGAGAAGGTTTCACCGCAGCGCTCCTACGGCAACTGCACCTGGTATCTCGGAAAAGGCGACAAGCGCTCCGGCAATTTTACGGGGATGCTCGATGCTTTGACCGTGTTCGGTGCGGCATTCGCCCCCGGCGACCCGCAGGAACCGGAATTCAGGAAGAGCGAGCGTTTTCGTCCGATCCTGCCGCCCGGAGCTCCCGAGGCGGAGGAGGCCGGCGCCGTCACCGGGAGCTGGAATTTCCCCGGAAATCTCGAGCGGCGCGCGGCAACAGGAGTTCCCGCCTTTTCGGAGGAGCGGCTGAAGAACCCGGTTCTGATCGGAGACGACACGCTGCTGCTCGGACCCGGCGCCAATACGGTCACCGTTCCGGCCGGGGGAGTGGCACTGGCCGACAACACGATGCTGACGGTCCGGCTCCGCCGCTTCGACCGGGCCGAGCCGAAAAAAGCGTGGTATGCGCTTCTCGTCTCGATCGGGAACGGAGAGCGGAAATCGGTCAATTTCAACTTCGGCAGCGGCGATGAGGTCATGATCTCCGCGAACGAACCGGAGTGGAAGATCAAAACCGGGCATCACAAGCTCACCCTTCCTGCCGAACTGAAGATCGCGAAGCGGAACGGACTCCTGATTTTCATGGTGAACGACAAGGTCGTCTACAAGACCGGCGACGACCCGGAGAAACCGTACGCGTTCCTCTCCTTCAGCACAAGCAGCCCGAATCGCGACGACGCGGCCATCGTGCAGCTCGACGCTCCTGTGCTCCGGCGCTTGCGCTGATACGGCTTCGACACACAGCCTTCTGCCCCGCGAAAAGAGCGATTTTTTTCGCGGGGCTCTTGCTTTTTCCCGTCGGATCAGGTATAATATAAAACGAAATGATGCAGCGCTGTACCAGATAAGGAAAAAAAGAATGCCGAAACCGAATGTCACCATGCAGGAGATTGCCGACCGGCTCGGGGTCTCCCTGAAGTCGGTGTCGCTGGCGGTCAACGGCGCCGGGCGGCTGTCGCAGAAGACGCGCGAACGGATTTTGCAGGCGGCGCGCGAAATGGGCTACCGGCCGAACTTCGCGGCGCGTTCGCTGGTGACCCGGCGCAGCTGCCTGATCGGCGTGCTGCTGCCGTACTCGAACAGCAGCTTTTTCGGCGACATCATGACCGGAATCGAGAAGAAGGCGCACGAACACGGTTTCATGCTGCTGCTCGGGAATCCCTCCGGAGGGCGCGAGGAACTGCGGAGCCAGATTCTCCGTTTCGCCGAACGCGGCGTCGACGGCGTGGCGGTTTATCCCTCCGGCGCGATCCGGGAAGTGACGGATGAGCTGTGTTCGCTCGGCGTTCCGATCGTGCAGGTCATGAACCGGCTGCCGGAGCTCGGGCGCGCGGCGGTTATGGTCGACAATGAGGAAGCCGGGCGGTGCGCCGC belongs to Victivallis lenta and includes:
- a CDS encoding mechanosensitive ion channel family protein, whose amino-acid sequence is MFSLFMHHFAAVAEPMIPAEEPDITKIDSIEDGFGFFRTLGHNSAEWFQREQQNLFAMAIGIGVTLVTVFLVRWFFRAVLLRITRKLPSELPTHIVEQLGAPVTFLLLLIGLSTCNNMVHFPGSIDEWLSKGFYACFILAFLWGIFRIIAVVDIHVLQKRLNEDHKLNKLLSDLIRRSVKAAVWTMAVIFIAQNLFNLNVTALITGAGVAGLAIAFAAQNTIANLFGAMSLISDRTFKVGDRIICNGSDGMVEAVGFRSTRLRSLDGTIWNIPNRILSDSTVENITERNSIKYAFTLGLVYSTTPEQMRRALRILGGILDNHPGFDPATKPPLYFFTDYKAFSLDISVTLWFQTLDFVQFQKWKQEINLAILEQFNAAGLEFAFPTSTNYIIAQNNTAQTSEGAVVK
- a CDS encoding uracil-DNA glycosylase; translation: MAQEFFDSLVACIRKEGEKHPGQGIDPEVLRAFMSGGARPLPAASRPQAAPSREIPRPVPAPHSARPAFSAPPRPIPHPNAGGGGQVQIAPAPVSLDVGSLDELRPIALGCRRCPLAETRHNVVFGEGDPHAKLMFIGEGPGYDEDMQGRPFVGKAGQLLNKMIAAMQFQREEVYIANVVKCRPPGNRVPTPDEAVACIGYLKKQIELIRPEVIVLLGATAVNFLLGKREGITRLRGKWLGFNGIPVMPTFHPAYLLRQESAKRDAWADLQQVMKVFGKVYQRPH
- a CDS encoding LacI family DNA-binding transcriptional regulator: MPPARKEKIGMKEIAEAAGVSVMTVSAALSGSGRVSEKRKREIVALAHRMGYRTNAAARLLKSKRVDDLGLLIFEKEELIREHAGFMDMTVQFMKECVRNNIHFQLEWFDSHRNAAELPQMLTNGLVGGLLIAGAPANAAKEFIDRELGLPFVTIGEPGRYSVGFDNCSQLRQAVYYLASLGHTEIGLVNGPDSLNVFRDFRQGFDSALAELSLLKPGTFHAECQPAGDFQAELEKTLDALMRSPVRPTALLVFSGLFTKAFISGLQQRGIRVPEDVSIICHETVDWEVEKFSPAITAIERKYDELIAAGVQMIRDLMDGKTVLRPHTLIVPAFSKRRTVCPPQAKG
- a CDS encoding prepilin-type N-terminal cleavage/methylation domain-containing protein, with the protein product MKRRNFTLIELLVVIAIIAILAAMLLPALQQAREAAKASSCINNLKQIQSFALQYADSYEGYFPASSSPGNWSCNDPQWNNPKWTSRTFIQEALQPSDKPYKLLKCASFVPNEGVWYTNYGMNCKITTYYKMGWGALDNQLKITKILSPSRCFSFGEHNQKVNYDGDRIMFEGDSWLSTRRYSHSGKMNAAFLDGHVARCPGALPDKGSTAGKAFWFGEL
- a CDS encoding prepilin-type N-terminal cleavage/methylation domain-containing protein, producing the protein MKRRNFTLIELLVVIAIIAILAAMLLPALQQAREAGKASSCMNNLKQVQSFALYYAGSNEDYFPEAKRPGTWSCNDPQWNNPKWTSRTFIQEALQPADKPYKLLKCASFEPPNPIWYTNYAMNIRLTIYKSPGDWSRKSGLKIGKVREPSRVNTFSEQNQNVNTDGSVVAMEQSAAIHWRRYSHGGRMNVSYLDGHVARYPSQLPSETLDEEGKLFWYGNRDGSY
- a CDS encoding endo-1,3-alpha-glucanase family glycosylhydrolase produces the protein MKIQNCLCAGALSLAVVSAAHGAEISNRKMAWAHHTPWHTPFNTSLTAINYYNFPLQDSTGSDLEDWKREFALAGAQGIDGFFPDLVADKGGGPTAFVDALHTMLKAAEGTDFQIGACLDVKTTVDQQVKELARMLDLFGKHPNYPQWNGRPVVNFYTYLSWTPEELAEIRAGMKAAGHDIFLIGNIGVGYERRSFDDLRPYVEQADMIYSFGAGEIDGTTMRSKVELYERLAAACGKELMTTVYPGYYGAWLNGRNDFYQVHCGFDQAHHSFEAANTPKAKFLHYTTWNDHDETSLLPMVFTPANPLITRAYTARFKGESTVTGEPEVVFACHREELPGTLLRFEAMTLPTLEKGGVAVSGRLLDAAGKTVAVLPEKRLDGADFDRTEWLVPSAGFAANPFVTPEFTVAGRTVRLPQVFLVSGWHQNAVTVKTAASRIVMPESELRLRREDGRLRVSGRYDSPAELKRVSLWRNDRPIAVILPETEGKVLLNLCVSSRPDFTVAPEGGEIVAAVRKFGENPSKHFRWNAAGLASSANQSWTPVALTVAGEPGLKLRFSVAGGEPLTLSAGELAQRERVEYGGAVISLSPADGTMQNRAMLNRKEGAFDFFLFDRDPRRRDCYLLHFETVDGRSGWSAPLYPFAGDVAPVPAKLVETATNLETPSGATGWKGRGEYLAKTVPFRTPKLREAAVSPLSIRGGHWDFENDGRDAYGDMPVVIPESMFADGAGAEGRALRFSGKESVKMRLRTYPVGASTVEFLIRPEGKREEAQGVITRSGWSDAVNIYLLPDGRIEAVRDGSEEFKTEKAVSRVPLPDGRWSRVRVVCDNAALRIYFDGKCVGEEKVSPQRSYGNCTWYLGKGDKRSGNFTGMLDALTVFGAAFAPGDPQEPEFRKSERFRPILPPGAPEAEEAGAVTGSWNFPGNLERRAATGVPAFSEERLKNPVLIGDDTLLLGPGANTVTVPAGGVALADNTMLTVRLRRFDRAEPKKAWYALLVSIGNGERKSVNFNFGSGDEVMISANEPEWKIKTGHHKLTLPAELKIAKRNGLLIFMVNDKVVYKTGDDPEKPYAFLSFSTSSPNRDDAAIVQLDAPVLRRLR
- a CDS encoding LacI family DNA-binding transcriptional regulator; translated protein: MPKPNVTMQEIADRLGVSLKSVSLAVNGAGRLSQKTRERILQAAREMGYRPNFAARSLVTRRSCLIGVLLPYSNSSFFGDIMTGIEKKAHEHGFMLLLGNPSGGREELRSQILRFAERGVDGVAVYPSGAIREVTDELCSLGVPIVQVMNRLPELGRAAVMVDNEEAGRCAARHLLAVGHSRAGMLTHDRGGEEIAARRRGFAAGLGREIPCEECAIGIDAGYAAARKLLAAHPELTALFAASDLAALGALKAGLELGRRVPREFAVIGFDNLDVAGQQLIYPLTTLAQPKERIGELAGSMLINLLEGRDAGPVILEAPLIIRSTTAVSADRQ